The segment ATGAAAATAAGATTCAAGTTCTTGAGCGTGAGATTGATAGTAGTTTTATTCAGTTTCACTTTTGTATCAAAGGGTCAAGTGAATTTATCTTCAATAATGGAAACTACCGTTTAAAAATTGAAGAGGAGAACTCTTTACTATTGTACAACCCACAACGTGATTTACCTATTCACTTAGAAGTCCATCCAAATTCTTGGCTGGTTTCGGTATTGGTATCAATCAAAAAATTTCATGGATTATTCTCTCAAGAAGCGGATTACATCACTTTTTTAAGCGACGATAATAAGGATAAAAAGTACTATAAAGACGGGAAAATTTCACCATCGATGGCCATTGCGTTGAATCAATTAATCAATTATAATCTTAATACGTCGATTAAAACGTTGTATTTTAAGGGGAAGGCGCTAGAACTTTTAAGTTTATATTTCAACAGAAGTGAAGATGCCGATATCGAACAATGCCCATTTTTAGTCGATGAAACTAATGTGATTAAAATCCGGAAGGCAAAAGATATTATTATTGCCCGTATGGCTGAACCTCCAACATTACAAGAACTTTCAGAAGATATTGGGTTGAGCTTAAAGAAATTAAAAGAAGGGTTTAAACAAATTTATGGTGACACCGTATTTAGTTTCTTATTTGATTATAAGATGGAAGTGGCGAGAAAACTTCTAGAGGCTGGAAACCACAATGTCAATGAAGTAGGACTTAAAGTAGGTTACAGTACCTCAAGTCATTTCATTTCAGCCTTTAAAAAGAAATATGGGACCACGCCAAAGAAGTACTTAATGGCACTGGGATAAAAAACTATTCATAAGACAATAATATCTATTTAATCTTAATAAATACTATCGTATTTTTGCAAAAACAAAACGTTATTCCATGAAACATCTTTCAACACTTTGCCTTACTCTTTTTATAACCTTGTCTGTAGCTGCACAATCACACAAGGAAGTCATCATTAAAGAAGCACAGACTTATTATGATTATATGACCAATCAGAACTTTGATGGTGTATTAGACTACATGTATCCTAAGGTGTTCGAGATGGCTTCAAGAGATCAAATGAAAGCCGGGATGGAACAAATGTTTAGTTCTCCCGATATGAAAATCGAATTTCTTAATAATGACATTACAAGCGTTAGCGATAAGAAAGAGGTTGAAGGTGTAACCTACGCAGCTGTTTACTATAACAGTAAAATGAAAATGACTTTTTTGTCTGAATTAGATAAACCAGAGGCAGATAAAAAAACGTTTATTGATTTTATGAAAGCTACTATGGATACACAATTTGGAGTCGAAAATGTTACCGCTGATGAGAAGACAATGTCTCTAGTGATTAATATGGACGCTACCATGTTTGCTATCAAAGATCCAAAGTATAATGGTTGGAAATTTATCGGAAATGATGATGCTATGCAAATGCTAGTAAATTCTATTATTCCTGAAAGCGTTCGAGCAGAATTATTAAAAAAGGAATAAAATAAGTCGAAAGACCTATTTTAAAATTGCAAAAAAATATGAAAGGAGTCTTACTTGTAAATTTAGGGTCGCCAGATTCGCCAGAACCTAAAGACGTTAAACGATATTTGGGAGAATTTTTAATGGATGAACGTGTCATTGATGTACCACAATGGGCACGAACCTTATTGGTTAAAGGTATTATCTTGAACACACGTCCAAAACAATCGGCCAAAGCTTATAAAAAAATATGGTGGGCCGAAGGGTCACCTTTAATTGTACTTTCTGAACGTTTACAAGACGGAATTCAAAAAGAAACTGAGGTTCCTGTTGCATTAGCTATGCGTTATGGTAGTATGACTATTAAAAACGGAATTCAAGAATTAGTAGATAAAGGTGTGGATGATATCTTTCTCATTCCCTTATATCCGCAGTTTGCTATGGCAACGACTGAGACTATTCTAGTACTAGCAGAAGAAATTAGAGCAGTGCATTTTCCACAGGTAAAAATAACCGACTTAAAGCCGTTCTATAACCATCCAAAGTATATCGAAGTGCTTTCAAATTCTATCGCTAAACATTTAGAAGGTAAGGATTACGAGCATTTATTATTCTCATATCATGGTATTCCAGAACGTCATATTAGAAAAAGTGATGTCACAAAATCTCACTGCACACCTAGTGATAAAGTGGATTGCATTTGCTGTAAAACGCCATCACCAGCACACGAATTTTGCTATAAACACCAGTGTAAAGAAGTCACACGATTGGTTGGTGAAAAATTGAACATGACAGAAGGCACATTCTCAACGTCCTTCCAATCACGATTAGGTTTTGATCCATGGTTACAACCGTATACAGATCGTACAATTGAACGTATGGGAAAAGAAGGCACCAAAAAAATGGCCATTGTCACACCAGCTTTTGTTAGTGACTGTCTAGAAACTTTAGAAGAAATTGCCATGGAGGGCGAAGAGATTTTTCACGAGATGGGAGGAAAAGAGTTTACAACTATACCATGTTTAAATGATGATCAGGAATTTGTCGATTTATTATCTCAATGGATTAATGACTGGGCAATAGCTGAAACCGTTTCGGCATAATGGCAAAACCCAGTACAAAAGATCTTGGTACGCAGCCAATTGGTAAATTACTAATTAAGCAAGCAGTTCCAGCATCTATTGGTATTTTGGTAATGTCACTCAACATACTTGTTGATACCATTTTTGTTGGACAATGGATTGGTGCCACAGCCATAGCAGCGATTAACGTAGTGCTTCCAGTGTCCTTTTTTATTGCGGCGCTCGGAATGAGTATAGGTATTGGTGGCTCCTCAATTATCTCCAGAGCATTGGGAGCCAATAATGAGACGAAGGCCTTTCAAACTTTCGGTAATCAAATAACACTAACACTGCTCTTCACCATATCTTTTGTTGTTCCCGGATTACTCTTTGTGGATGATATTATTCCCGCTTTCGGTGGAAAAGGTGCAATCTTCGATCCTGCAAAAATTTACTATACCATCGTGCTTTATGGAGTACCATTCTTAGCACTTTGTATGATGGGGAATACCGTTATTAGAGCCGAAGGAAAGCCAAAATTCGCTATGTACGCAATGATGATTCCATCTGTTGGAAATTTGGTGTTAGATTATGTATTTATTAATCTTCTAGACTTCGGAATGGAAGGTGCTGCATGGGCTACAACAGGTTCATATATGTTGTGTTTGGCTTATATTGTTTGGTTCTTTTTATCAGACAAGTCGGAATTAAAACTGACCAAATGTCAATTCAAACTTAGGCTTCCAATAGTCAAAGAAATTGGAGGGCTTGGCTCTGTGACATTGGCAAGACAAGCTGTTGTAAGTATCACTTATCTTTTTATGAATAATATTTTATTTAATCTCGGTGGAGAAACCTCTGTCACGGCTTATGCTATAGTAG is part of the Formosa sp. Hel1_31_208 genome and harbors:
- a CDS encoding helix-turn-helix transcriptional regulator, whose protein sequence is MNLNSNKNNSGFSISKNIARGSFEETKLDAGFFVLTHQNNENKIQVLEREIDSSFIQFHFCIKGSSEFIFNNGNYRLKIEEENSLLLYNPQRDLPIHLEVHPNSWLVSVLVSIKKFHGLFSQEADYITFLSDDNKDKKYYKDGKISPSMAIALNQLINYNLNTSIKTLYFKGKALELLSLYFNRSEDADIEQCPFLVDETNVIKIRKAKDIIIARMAEPPTLQELSEDIGLSLKKLKEGFKQIYGDTVFSFLFDYKMEVARKLLEAGNHNVNEVGLKVGYSTSSHFISAFKKKYGTTPKKYLMALG
- the hemH gene encoding ferrochelatase, yielding MKGVLLVNLGSPDSPEPKDVKRYLGEFLMDERVIDVPQWARTLLVKGIILNTRPKQSAKAYKKIWWAEGSPLIVLSERLQDGIQKETEVPVALAMRYGSMTIKNGIQELVDKGVDDIFLIPLYPQFAMATTETILVLAEEIRAVHFPQVKITDLKPFYNHPKYIEVLSNSIAKHLEGKDYEHLLFSYHGIPERHIRKSDVTKSHCTPSDKVDCICCKTPSPAHEFCYKHQCKEVTRLVGEKLNMTEGTFSTSFQSRLGFDPWLQPYTDRTIERMGKEGTKKMAIVTPAFVSDCLETLEEIAMEGEEIFHEMGGKEFTTIPCLNDDQEFVDLLSQWINDWAIAETVSA
- a CDS encoding MATE family efflux transporter, with product MAKPSTKDLGTQPIGKLLIKQAVPASIGILVMSLNILVDTIFVGQWIGATAIAAINVVLPVSFFIAALGMSIGIGGSSIISRALGANNETKAFQTFGNQITLTLLFTISFVVPGLLFVDDIIPAFGGKGAIFDPAKIYYTIVLYGVPFLALCMMGNTVIRAEGKPKFAMYAMMIPSVGNLVLDYVFINLLDFGMEGAAWATTGSYMLCLAYIVWFFLSDKSELKLTKCQFKLRLPIVKEIGGLGSVTLARQAVVSITYLFMNNILFNLGGETSVTAYAIVGRMLMFALFPVYGITQGFLPIAGFNYGAEQYDRVRLTISTALKYAIGLATMVFIMLMIFPESITRLFTTDAQVIKETPPAMRWVFAATPIIAVQLIGAAYFQAVGKAIPALLLTLTRQGIFFIPLIFILPHFYGELGVWMSFPIADVLSTIVTAFFLHREVKLKLLKTTA